DNA from Desulfuromonas sp. AOP6:
GCCGCCATCGAGGATGGCATGACCGTGATAAGCCCCGACTACAGGGTCCTCTATCAGAACCCGAGCCACCTCCGCAAACAGGGGGATCAATTGGGGCGTCCCTGCTACCTGGCCTACCACGGCCTTGAAACCGTGTGTGAAGGATGCCTGGTAGCCCAAACACTGCAGGACGGTAAGATACACAAAAGGCAGGTCGAGGCACTGAATACGGACGGGCGGCTGCATTTCGAGGTAACCTCCTGCCCTATTCGCGATGCCGATGGGAAGATCAGCTCTGTTGTCGAATCGGTCAGGGACATTACCCGTCAGAAATTGGCGGAAGAAGCCCTGCAGGAATCGATGCGTCTGCGCACCGAGTTCATTTCCATCGCGGCCCATGAACTGCGGACGCCCCTGGCCGTCGTCATCGGCTATGCCGAACTGCTGGCGACAGCGGAAGAATCGGAAGAATTCAGCCAGGAAGAGAAGAAGGGATTTATCGAAGAGATTCTCGCCAAGGCCGGAGCCCTGAACAAAATCATTGATAAACTGTTGGATCTCAGCCGGATCGAAAGGGGCCAGAACCTCAGTATTGAAGTGAAGTCGGTCAATCTCATGGAGATGCTCCACAATATTTTCCGATCCTACGTCAACCTCTTTCCCCGCTACCGCTTTAACATCACAATGGCAGAGGATATAGCCGAAGTCTTTGAAGTAGACCGAAAAAGGATAACACAGGCTCTCGAAAACATCCTTGGCAACGCCATCCGATATTCAAAACCCGGCTCGTTCATTCACCTGAATGTCGAGGAGACTCAGGACGGTCTAAAGCTTAGTGTCAGGGATGAAGGAATCGGCATGACGGAGGATGAGGTGAAGAGGATCTTCGAGCCTTTCTATCGGGCCAGGCCCGACGACCCTACCGTTCGTGGCCTGGGTTTGGGCATGAGTCTGGTCAAGCACATCATCGAGGCGCATCGCGGGCAGATCAAGGTAGAGAGCATCCCCCTTGAGGGCACGACCGTTACCCTCGTCCTGCCACGGTCGCCATTAACTTCCTCCACCTGAGGCCGTATTCCCCAAGAAGCCTGAAGAGCCATCAGGTCAGTGTCAGAATCTGATCGGTCACCTCGGTAAACGCCACATCGTGACTGATCAGAAAGAGCTGATCGTACCAGTGTTCCGTCACTTCTTCCTGGCCAACATCGATGGCCCTGAAAGCCTGGGCCAGATTTTCACGGCGGTTCACGTCGAGGTTGGAGGTCGGTTCGTCGAAAAAGGCCAGGCGGGCGCCGATGGTCTGCAGCATGGCCAGCCGCAGGGCCACCACGGCGCTCATGGTCTGCCCGCCGGAGAGCTGGTCATCCGCCCTTTCACGCAGTTGGCCGTCGACCATGTCGCGCAGCACGATCTGGTAATTCTCGCCCCAGGCCAATTCCTCATCGGATTCCGCGATGATCCGGTAGATGCGGTTGGCCCGTTGGCTGATTTCCTCGCGGAAGCGCTCGGACAGATAGCCCGAGACATTGCGAAATACCCGGTTACGCAGGAACCTGACGAGGTCGTCCTTCTCCCTGTACACCCTGATCTGCTCCTGCTTGGAGGCAATATCCTTTTCTATCTGCGTGAGCTTGTCGACCTCGGCGGCCAGACGGGATACGTCGGCAATCAAACCTTTAACCTGCTGGCCGAGCACATTGACGCCCCCCCAAAGCTCGTCTTTTTGCCGGCGGAGCGCCTCATGCGCGGCGGCGTCGTATTCCTGGCCCGCCTGCCTGTGGACCGTTTCCATTCCTGTCAAGGCCTCGTGTAATTGTTTCAGAAGGTTTTCGAATTTTTCAAGTTCGGAACGACGTCCAACCAGCTCGGCGGCCTGCTGCTGATTGGCGACATAAAGGTCACGAGCCTGCTGGTGTCTGGCCTTCTCCTTTTC
Protein-coding regions in this window:
- a CDS encoding PAS domain-containing sensor histidine kinase, whose translation is MPDKNFLDDNAHLDIFKDLIDQSSDAIFIVHPESGRVLYANQQACTLLEYDYAQLTSLHLWDYAENATTQDEFQSFRQEMALAKNRRFETYQRTRSRQRVPVEVSVRMVRCQNKDYLVSSVRDIRSRKAYEASLIHERNKLEAVIAAIEDGMTVISPDYRVLYQNPSHLRKQGDQLGRPCYLAYHGLETVCEGCLVAQTLQDGKIHKRQVEALNTDGRLHFEVTSCPIRDADGKISSVVESVRDITRQKLAEEALQESMRLRTEFISIAAHELRTPLAVVIGYAELLATAEESEEFSQEEKKGFIEEILAKAGALNKIIDKLLDLSRIERGQNLSIEVKSVNLMEMLHNIFRSYVNLFPRYRFNITMAEDIAEVFEVDRKRITQALENILGNAIRYSKPGSFIHLNVEETQDGLKLSVRDEGIGMTEDEVKRIFEPFYRARPDDPTVRGLGLGMSLVKHIIEAHRGQIKVESIPLEGTTVTLVLPRSPLTSST